In a single window of the Streptomyces sp. NBC_00353 genome:
- a CDS encoding VOC family protein codes for MTHDLEAAQQFYGSVLDWTFRRARVGDACSVGLHEGIPVAGIGALARDLAVAVVWTPYFAVDDADVTTARIRERCATLAVGPLSFGTGRAALAADRDGAVFGIWEGEVIPDWGVGRKGAPAWLELRTRDAFDAAIFYGEVLDWGGERPGSCQVAYENDHVVLRHGEDTVARLSGGAVEAAPDPQVRPRWHVHFRVPDIEAAVHTATGLGGSSVSPVEQSETDRWITLRDPEGGLFTVTSPRLGD; via the coding sequence ATGACCCATGATCTCGAAGCGGCGCAGCAGTTCTACGGTTCTGTCCTGGACTGGACGTTCCGCCGAGCTCGGGTCGGGGACGCCTGCTCCGTCGGTCTTCACGAGGGGATTCCGGTCGCCGGTATCGGCGCGCTCGCACGGGATCTCGCTGTGGCCGTGGTGTGGACGCCGTACTTCGCCGTTGACGACGCCGATGTGACCACAGCACGGATCCGCGAGCGCTGCGCCACGCTGGCCGTCGGCCCCCTCTCCTTCGGCACCGGCCGGGCGGCACTGGCCGCGGACCGTGACGGCGCAGTCTTCGGGATCTGGGAGGGAGAGGTCATCCCGGACTGGGGGGTGGGTCGCAAAGGGGCCCCCGCTTGGCTCGAACTGCGTACCAGAGATGCCTTCGATGCCGCCATCTTCTATGGCGAGGTCCTCGACTGGGGCGGCGAGCGACCGGGCAGCTGCCAAGTCGCCTACGAAAACGATCACGTCGTGCTCCGTCACGGCGAAGACACGGTGGCGCGGCTCAGCGGCGGAGCCGTGGAGGCTGCTCCCGACCCGCAGGTCCGACCGCGCTGGCACGTCCATTTCCGGGTGCCTGACATCGAGGCTGCCGTTCACACGGCCACTGGCCTCGGAGGCAGCAGCGTCTCTCCCGTGGAGCAATCCGAGACCGATCGCTGGATCACGCTGCGTGACCCGGAGGGTGGACTGTTCACCGTCACCTCGCCCCGGCTCGGGGACTGA
- a CDS encoding ATP-binding protein, whose protein sequence is MSLPDPGREAEAAAALGFDLSECVEEPIHLLGRIQSHGTLLAVEADTGTVDTAALNTGCLLGIEAQELVGGPITRVLSPEDWAEALEVSAQHEAASLVLPVTVHVAGAPRMFDVTAHRQGPLLILECEPRAVALPHFSRYYQGVRRALTRLRSATTTAECCQAATHEIRALTGFDRVVAYRFEGEDGPGEVVAEELTDGHEPWLGLWFPASDIPPQARRLYRDNWIRVIADVDDVSVGLHPPRRAGSGLPLDLSNSVLRTVSGFHLEYLRNIGVKSSMSVSVLREGELWGLIACHGDAPATIPPELRAVCEFFGVAFSLQLAVIEEREQAEALTASRERLDQIISRVTSDLEGSLLAGDDALRTLLDADGAVLCRGGRSTSSGMRVAPALLETLQARAAGLSPGTVWSTDRLSEELDEPGGDMTESGPAGILMVTLSRSGDFLAWFRRDRPTARQWATDPSRPVQVGPRGERLTPRGSGAVFRAVVRGRSLPWTPTDRATAQELWRTLTGLVLRHEAELTALTEQLRVTNSDLDSFAHAAAHDLKEPLRGIFNAATFVIEDAAADLDATTVRRMLTMRRLAGRMDDLLDSLLHFARLGRGGLHRIRVPLDRVLDSALEVAGERLTEAHVRVVRRDLPEVYADEHRLYEVLVNLLVNAAKYAADQGDRTVEVLVDTLRTPAGGTPQQTVVVRDNGIGIPAEHQGEVFELFRRLHGQDERGGGTGVGLAIVKRIVERHGGELWLESEPGCGTSFYFTLGHEGGD, encoded by the coding sequence ATGTCCCTTCCGGACCCGGGGCGGGAGGCCGAGGCCGCGGCGGCCCTGGGCTTCGACCTCAGCGAATGCGTTGAGGAGCCCATTCATCTGCTGGGCAGGATCCAGTCCCACGGCACCCTGCTGGCGGTGGAGGCCGATACCGGCACCGTGGACACCGCAGCTCTGAACACCGGTTGCTTGCTGGGGATCGAGGCCCAGGAGTTGGTCGGGGGACCCATCACGCGGGTGCTGTCCCCCGAGGACTGGGCCGAGGCTCTTGAGGTCAGCGCTCAGCACGAGGCGGCAAGCCTGGTTCTCCCTGTCACCGTCCACGTGGCAGGCGCACCCAGGATGTTCGACGTGACCGCACACCGGCAGGGGCCCCTTCTGATCCTGGAGTGCGAGCCGCGAGCCGTCGCGTTGCCACATTTCTCGCGCTACTACCAGGGGGTTAGGCGAGCCCTGACACGGCTTCGGTCGGCGACGACGACAGCCGAATGCTGCCAGGCGGCCACCCATGAGATCCGGGCGCTGACCGGCTTCGACCGTGTGGTCGCCTACCGCTTCGAGGGCGAGGACGGGCCAGGAGAGGTGGTCGCGGAGGAACTCACCGACGGCCACGAACCCTGGCTGGGGCTCTGGTTCCCCGCCAGTGACATCCCGCCCCAGGCGAGGCGGCTCTACCGCGACAACTGGATCCGGGTGATCGCTGACGTGGACGACGTCAGTGTGGGCTTGCACCCCCCGCGACGGGCAGGCTCAGGCCTGCCACTGGACCTGTCGAATTCCGTACTGCGCACCGTGTCCGGCTTCCATCTGGAGTACCTGCGGAACATCGGTGTGAAGTCGTCGATGTCGGTGAGTGTCCTCCGGGAGGGCGAGCTGTGGGGGCTGATCGCCTGTCATGGCGACGCCCCCGCCACCATTCCCCCGGAACTGCGAGCGGTATGTGAGTTCTTCGGTGTCGCTTTCTCCCTGCAACTCGCGGTCATCGAAGAACGAGAGCAGGCCGAGGCGCTCACCGCCTCCCGTGAGCGGCTTGATCAGATCATCTCCCGGGTCACGTCCGATCTGGAGGGCTCACTTCTGGCAGGCGACGACGCCCTCAGAACACTGCTGGACGCCGATGGTGCGGTGCTCTGCCGGGGCGGACGCAGCACCTCCAGCGGGATGCGTGTTGCACCCGCCCTGCTGGAGACCCTCCAGGCACGCGCGGCAGGGCTGTCACCGGGCACGGTCTGGAGTACGGACCGCCTGTCCGAGGAACTTGACGAACCCGGCGGCGACATGACGGAAAGCGGCCCTGCGGGGATCCTGATGGTGACGCTGAGCCGCTCGGGCGACTTCCTCGCCTGGTTCCGCAGGGACCGTCCCACCGCCCGCCAATGGGCCACCGACCCTTCCAGGCCCGTACAGGTCGGCCCGCGAGGCGAGCGGCTCACTCCTCGTGGGTCAGGTGCCGTCTTCCGCGCGGTGGTACGTGGACGGAGCCTGCCCTGGACGCCGACCGACCGCGCCACCGCGCAGGAGCTCTGGCGCACGCTGACCGGTCTCGTACTCCGGCACGAGGCCGAACTGACAGCGCTTACCGAACAGCTACGCGTCACCAACTCCGACCTCGACTCGTTCGCCCATGCGGCAGCCCACGACCTCAAGGAACCACTGCGGGGCATCTTCAACGCCGCGACCTTCGTCATCGAGGATGCCGCAGCGGACCTTGACGCGACGACTGTCCGACGGATGCTCACCATGCGGCGACTGGCCGGCCGGATGGATGACCTGCTCGACTCGCTGCTGCACTTCGCGCGGCTGGGCCGAGGTGGGTTGCACCGCATCCGTGTCCCACTGGACCGGGTGCTGGACTCCGCACTCGAGGTGGCCGGGGAACGTTTGACCGAGGCCCACGTGCGGGTCGTCAGAAGGGATCTGCCCGAGGTGTACGCCGATGAGCACCGGCTCTACGAGGTCCTGGTCAACCTCTTGGTGAACGCTGCCAAGTACGCCGCTGATCAAGGAGACCGCACGGTCGAGGTCCTGGTCGACACACTCCGCACGCCGGCCGGCGGGACCCCCCAGCAGACCGTCGTGGTCCGCGACAACGGCATCGGTATCCCGGCCGAACATCAGGGCGAGGTTTTCGAGCTGTTCCGCAGACTGCACGGGCAGGACGAGCGCGGCGGAGGCACCGGCGTGGGTCTCGCGATCGTCAAACGGATCGTCGAACGGCACGGCGGTGAGCTGTGGCTCGAGAGCGAACCAGGCTGCGGGACGAGCTTCTACTTCACTCTGGGTCACGAAGGCGGCGACTGA
- a CDS encoding DUF5133 domain-containing protein, whose translation MLMAHPAVLRSLIEQYETLMVLEAESGARDARQRIGDVAYTLCVATGTGDIDSALVAARYQLPGARPQDDSVLAAGPVNLPSGAITGILR comes from the coding sequence ATGTTGATGGCTCACCCGGCCGTACTGCGGAGCTTGATCGAGCAGTACGAGACTCTGATGGTGCTGGAGGCCGAGAGCGGCGCCCGTGACGCCCGGCAGCGGATAGGCGATGTGGCATACACGCTGTGTGTGGCCACGGGCACGGGGGACATCGACAGTGCGCTGGTGGCCGCCCGTTATCAGTTGCCGGGGGCCCGTCCTCAGGATGACTCCGTGCTGGCGGCCGGCCCCGTGAACCTGCCGTCAGGCGCAATCACAGGCATCCTGAGATGA
- a CDS encoding HemK2/MTQ2 family protein methyltransferase, with protein sequence MASESAETAEFPYPFVITLPGVYAPQHDTRLLMAALDREHIAAGAHVLDLGTGSGALAVRAAQLGGRVTAVDIARCAVATTRLNALLHRQRITVRHSDLASAMQDRRYDLILCNPPYVPAPHARVPTHGSSQAWDAGFDGRAVVDRVCDGAPAALRTAGVLLMVHSGLCDPAATLRRLSRGGLKATVSARARVPLGPVLLSRQSWLQERQLMRADDSCEELVVIRAERP encoded by the coding sequence ATGGCTTCCGAGTCTGCAGAAACAGCAGAATTCCCCTACCCTTTTGTGATCACGCTGCCCGGCGTCTACGCGCCGCAGCACGACACGCGGCTGCTGATGGCCGCCCTGGACCGGGAACACATTGCAGCGGGTGCGCATGTGCTGGATCTCGGAACGGGGAGCGGCGCTTTGGCCGTGCGCGCCGCTCAGCTCGGTGGACGGGTGACGGCCGTGGACATCGCGCGCTGTGCCGTGGCGACCACGCGGCTCAACGCGTTGTTGCACCGCCAGCGCATCACTGTTCGCCACAGCGATCTGGCCTCTGCCATGCAGGACCGCCGCTACGACCTCATTCTCTGCAACCCGCCGTACGTCCCGGCTCCGCACGCCCGGGTGCCTACCCATGGTTCGTCGCAAGCCTGGGACGCGGGGTTCGACGGCCGGGCGGTCGTGGACCGTGTCTGCGACGGCGCCCCTGCCGCGCTGCGCACCGCAGGCGTGCTCCTGATGGTGCACTCCGGGTTGTGCGATCCCGCTGCCACTCTGCGCCGACTGTCCCGCGGCGGCCTCAAAGCGACAGTCAGCGCACGCGCGCGCGTCCCGCTCGGGCCCGTTCTCCTGTCCAGGCAGAGCTGGCTCCAGGAACGGCAACTGATGAGGGCCGACGATTCATGTGAGGAACTGGTGGTCATCCGTGCCGAACGCCCCTGA
- a CDS encoding SRPBCC family protein: MAVRHQLILRKPGVVWSLLEDETRYGDWVVGTHETGPGEGRWPEVGSTIDYTVRLGPKEFQGHTTVRRIDRPGALELEADNGPLGTARISFDIRPWGDNTLVIVDEHPLRGPGGQFHNAALDALLQIRHRTMLGRLAKVVEDMPPDADRP, from the coding sequence ATGGCCGTACGACACCAGCTCATCCTCCGTAAGCCAGGTGTGGTGTGGTCCCTCCTCGAGGACGAAACGCGCTACGGCGACTGGGTCGTCGGCACGCACGAAACCGGCCCGGGGGAAGGCCGATGGCCCGAGGTCGGATCTACGATCGACTACACGGTGCGTCTGGGCCCCAAGGAGTTCCAGGGCCACACCACCGTCCGTCGCATCGATCGGCCCGGTGCACTCGAACTCGAGGCCGACAACGGTCCGCTCGGCACAGCACGAATCTCCTTCGACATCCGGCCCTGGGGCGACAACACCCTCGTGATTGTCGACGAACACCCTTTGCGTGGGCCGGGAGGGCAGTTCCACAACGCCGCCCTCGACGCCCTCCTGCAGATCCGGCACCGCACCATGCTCGGGCGACTGGCCAAGGTCGTCGAGGACATGCCGCCCGACGCCGACCGCCCGTGA
- a CDS encoding methyltransferase yields MLLIPYEGDWTISLCRGPRAQDACAHAHGLCAGPGVGSLRELLGVIGAYEWRRKGVEMPALGGNRIHPHYGVFSPVHSEYVDLVAETKLPAGDTAFDIGKGTGVLSAVLARRGVRRIVATDQEVRAVDCARDNAARLGLADGIDVRHALGTVA; encoded by the coding sequence ATGCTGCTCATTCCCTATGAGGGCGACTGGACGATCTCGCTGTGCCGCGGCCCCCGGGCGCAGGATGCCTGCGCCCACGCGCACGGCCTGTGCGCAGGGCCCGGAGTCGGCTCACTGCGTGAATTGCTCGGCGTGATCGGCGCGTACGAATGGCGCAGGAAAGGCGTGGAGATGCCGGCGCTCGGCGGCAACCGCATCCACCCGCACTACGGGGTCTTCTCCCCGGTCCACAGCGAGTACGTCGACCTGGTGGCCGAGACCAAACTGCCCGCGGGGGACACGGCCTTCGACATCGGCAAGGGAACGGGAGTGCTGTCCGCCGTCCTCGCCCGTCGTGGAGTGCGCCGCATCGTCGCCACCGACCAGGAGGTGCGCGCCGTGGATTGCGCCCGTGACAACGCCGCCCGCCTCGGCCTGGCCGACGGGATCGACGTTCGACATGCCCTAGGAACGGTTGCCTGA
- a CDS encoding site-2 protease family protein, with protein MNGSVRVGQVVGVPLRMHWSMPLLVILFAYGLGRQTLPAWTPGRSDAVYTFASAVGAVLLMGSLLLHETAHAATARRKKIAVQDVTLWALGGMTRMGRPQTAAVAFAVAVSGPLTSLAIGGVALGAGIGLHSMSGWAVPAAVLVWLGWANLFLGAFNLLPAAPLDGGRAVQALLWWRTGDRDRADRAASRSGQVMGGLLMAFGWISLLRGVPGGLWLVLVGLFITVVAGAERQRAVIHTALRGVKVADAMSSPVTTGADWLTIRQFIDDVAVNSRHSSVPLLDFEGRPSGIVEVRRLARIPGARREAVRVREVAMPLSQCAVAAPTDLLSETLEKLRPGGGMRILVVDGGHLVGIVTAKDISRMIQRHGLGGQGPD; from the coding sequence ATGAACGGATCGGTCCGTGTCGGACAAGTTGTCGGGGTACCACTGCGGATGCACTGGAGCATGCCGCTGCTGGTGATCCTGTTCGCGTACGGTCTTGGCCGCCAGACCCTCCCGGCATGGACTCCAGGGCGTTCGGATGCGGTGTACACGTTCGCCAGTGCCGTGGGGGCCGTCCTGCTCATGGGCAGCCTCCTGCTCCACGAGACGGCGCACGCTGCGACTGCCCGCAGGAAGAAGATCGCGGTACAGGATGTGACGCTGTGGGCCCTGGGTGGGATGACCCGGATGGGGCGACCGCAGACAGCGGCGGTGGCTTTCGCGGTGGCGGTCAGCGGGCCACTCACCAGCCTGGCCATCGGGGGCGTCGCGCTCGGAGCGGGAATCGGACTGCATTCGATGTCCGGCTGGGCGGTGCCCGCCGCCGTGCTGGTGTGGCTCGGCTGGGCGAACCTGTTCCTGGGGGCATTCAACCTACTGCCCGCTGCGCCGCTCGACGGCGGAAGGGCGGTGCAGGCGCTGTTGTGGTGGCGCACCGGAGACCGGGACCGTGCGGATCGGGCTGCCTCCCGAAGCGGTCAGGTCATGGGCGGGCTACTGATGGCCTTCGGCTGGATCTCCCTCCTCCGCGGGGTGCCGGGCGGGCTGTGGCTCGTCCTCGTCGGTCTCTTCATCACGGTCGTCGCCGGCGCCGAACGGCAGCGCGCCGTGATCCACACAGCGCTGCGGGGCGTCAAGGTCGCCGATGCCATGTCCAGCCCGGTGACCACCGGCGCCGACTGGCTGACCATCCGGCAGTTCATCGACGACGTGGCAGTGAACTCCCGCCATTCCTCCGTGCCGCTGCTCGATTTCGAGGGCCGTCCCAGTGGGATCGTTGAAGTACGCAGGCTTGCCCGGATACCGGGAGCGCGCCGGGAGGCCGTGCGCGTGCGCGAGGTGGCGATGCCGCTCTCACAGTGCGCGGTTGCCGCCCCGACTGATCTTCTGAGTGAGACTCTCGAGAAGCTCCGCCCGGGTGGTGGCATGCGCATTCTCGTCGTGGACGGGGGCCATCTGGTGGGGATCGTCACCGCGAAGGACATTTCACGGATGATCCAGCGGCACGGGTTGGGGGGCCAGGGGCCCGACTGA
- a CDS encoding Ig-like domain repeat protein, which translates to MRRRSISTATALAVVLSSASLVTGVASPAAADSAKTLPVKSVGDIVVDGTHQRVYISDPTGGKIVVTDYTGTVKATLTGLSGVTGLALSADSGQVYAAVKNGNRIVSVETGTYTQTASYPVGAAPGDLEVVDGRVWFTYDTNLGSLDVSGAEPVVHLAQRGDVDFYGAFGMFLASDPAVPGVLAAGNGGKLAVYDVSADGATLRVKGDMDTAVRQLDLTPDGSQVLTSWGDPDYGYGLGAYSATDLTEQAGYPIDAYPNAVRVAPDGSVAGGSSSWYEPDVHIHRTGDPTPTREYDFPNTGNSSGADTLVDGALAWAPDTSRVFAVSVNTYGTYTLRALTDPTKELPTLKVSAPTKWERAKKLAVTGKLTSKTSLAAGTSLKVTRTDIESSNGKALAAVKTKADGSFSFTDTPSVGGKVTYKVSYAGDATHAPASGSDAVEVSRKATSLSLNNNGKLYSYGKDVTFTAHLGATYKSRTVAIYADPFGTDKPKKLLKTAKVNSKGNVSAIVDMTRDTTVTAVFAGDARSASKTVKSTAYAHAKISTTVSKHYKTGKIGSTTYYYFHKNTDPVFTTTMNYYAGRKQRFQLQVYYQGSWYDSGSQYFALATNGKSAVRLEAAGESGIRARMRSSYINSSSGDTVNSTTHGAWKYFTFTN; encoded by the coding sequence GTGCGCAGGCGCAGCATCTCGACCGCGACGGCACTCGCGGTCGTCCTCAGTTCCGCGTCTCTGGTAACGGGCGTGGCGAGTCCGGCGGCGGCCGACTCCGCGAAAACCCTGCCGGTGAAATCGGTCGGCGACATCGTCGTGGACGGCACCCACCAGCGGGTCTACATCTCCGATCCGACCGGCGGCAAGATCGTCGTCACCGACTACACGGGCACCGTGAAGGCGACGCTGACCGGGCTCTCCGGCGTGACCGGCCTCGCGCTGTCCGCCGACTCCGGGCAGGTGTACGCGGCCGTGAAGAACGGCAACCGGATCGTCTCGGTGGAGACAGGGACGTACACCCAGACCGCGAGTTACCCGGTCGGCGCGGCTCCCGGCGACCTCGAGGTGGTGGACGGCCGGGTCTGGTTCACCTACGACACCAACCTCGGCTCGCTCGACGTCTCCGGCGCCGAGCCCGTCGTCCACCTCGCCCAGCGCGGCGACGTCGACTTCTACGGCGCCTTCGGGATGTTCCTGGCTTCCGATCCGGCCGTCCCGGGCGTGCTGGCGGCGGGTAACGGCGGCAAGCTCGCCGTGTACGACGTCTCGGCCGACGGAGCCACGCTGCGGGTCAAGGGCGATATGGACACCGCGGTGAGGCAGCTGGACCTGACGCCCGACGGCAGCCAGGTCCTCACATCATGGGGCGACCCGGACTACGGCTACGGCCTCGGCGCCTACTCGGCCACCGACCTCACCGAGCAGGCCGGTTACCCCATCGACGCCTACCCGAACGCCGTGCGGGTCGCGCCCGACGGCAGCGTCGCGGGCGGCAGCTCCTCCTGGTACGAACCCGACGTCCACATCCACCGGACCGGTGACCCCACGCCGACGCGGGAGTACGACTTCCCCAACACCGGCAACAGCAGCGGCGCCGACACCCTCGTGGACGGAGCACTCGCCTGGGCTCCTGACACAAGCCGGGTCTTCGCCGTCTCCGTGAACACCTACGGCACGTACACCCTGCGCGCCCTGACCGACCCCACCAAGGAGCTGCCCACCCTCAAGGTGTCGGCCCCCACCAAGTGGGAACGAGCCAAGAAGCTCGCCGTCACCGGCAAGCTGACCTCGAAGACGTCCCTCGCCGCGGGCACCAGCCTGAAGGTGACCCGCACGGACATCGAGTCGTCGAACGGCAAGGCACTGGCCGCCGTCAAGACGAAGGCAGACGGCAGCTTCTCCTTCACGGACACCCCCTCCGTCGGCGGCAAGGTCACCTACAAGGTCTCCTACGCGGGCGACGCCACGCACGCGCCCGCCTCCGGCTCCGACGCGGTGGAGGTCTCGCGCAAGGCCACCTCGCTGAGCCTGAACAACAACGGCAAGCTGTACTCGTACGGCAAGGACGTCACTTTCACCGCGCACCTCGGTGCGACGTACAAGAGCCGCACCGTCGCGATCTACGCGGACCCGTTCGGCACCGACAAGCCGAAGAAGCTACTGAAGACGGCCAAGGTCAATTCCAAGGGCAACGTGTCGGCGATCGTCGACATGACCCGTGACACCACCGTCACCGCGGTCTTCGCCGGCGACGCCCGCTCCGCCTCAAAAACCGTGAAGTCAACGGCGTACGCCCACGCGAAGATCTCCACCACCGTCTCCAAGCACTACAAGACGGGCAAGATCGGCTCCACGACGTACTACTACTTCCACAAAAACACTGACCCGGTGTTCACCACAACGATGAACTACTACGCCGGCCGCAAGCAGCGCTTCCAGCTCCAGGTGTACTACCAGGGCTCCTGGTACGACTCAGGCTCCCAGTACTTTGCCCTGGCCACGAACGGCAAGTCGGCCGTGCGCCTGGAGGCAGCGGGCGAGTCCGGTATCCGCGCCCGAATGCGCTCGTCGTACATCAACAGCTCCTCCGGCGACACCGTCAACTCCACCACGCACGGCGCTTGGAAGTACTTCACCTTCACCAACTGA
- a CDS encoding VOC family protein, translating to MSAIKRFQVTFDCAEPERLARFWCEVLGYVIPPPPEGFATWDDFNRTLPPVEQGSWFACSDPSGVGPRLYFQRVPEGKIVKNRVHLDVRVGTGLVGDERLATLEAECARLVALGATHVQTLYADEENESCIPMLDIEGNEFCID from the coding sequence ATGTCAGCGATCAAGAGGTTCCAAGTCACCTTTGACTGCGCAGAACCGGAGCGCCTCGCTCGTTTCTGGTGCGAGGTGTTGGGGTATGTCATACCGCCGCCGCCGGAGGGGTTCGCCACCTGGGACGATTTCAACCGCACCCTGCCTCCTGTGGAGCAGGGTTCATGGTTCGCCTGCAGTGATCCCTCAGGCGTGGGCCCGCGCCTGTACTTCCAGCGCGTCCCCGAAGGCAAGATCGTCAAGAATCGGGTGCATCTCGACGTCCGGGTCGGCACCGGGCTCGTGGGGGACGAGCGCCTCGCCACGCTCGAAGCTGAGTGCGCACGACTGGTCGCGCTCGGCGCCACCCACGTGCAAACGCTGTATGCCGATGAGGAAAACGAGTCGTGCATCCCAATGCTGGACATTGAGGGCAACGAATTCTGTATCGACTGA
- a CDS encoding response regulator: MSGSAEDPRIDHDFVWVVEDSAEDAEAIRRALGRTHPGLTLEFTDRGTGVAERLLEATRRPGLVLLDLHMPGLSGAAVLRSIRSMPELNNVAVVVFTAYTAPEEVDATYEAGADSYIYKPVNFDLFQTVLKGAVDYWQRRAKGGDEGPAAQSPPS, translated from the coding sequence GTGAGCGGGTCAGCCGAGGATCCGAGGATCGATCACGATTTCGTCTGGGTGGTCGAGGATTCGGCAGAGGATGCCGAGGCGATTCGGCGGGCGCTCGGGCGCACTCATCCGGGTCTGACGCTGGAATTCACCGACAGGGGGACGGGAGTCGCCGAGCGGTTGCTGGAAGCCACCCGGCGACCGGGGCTCGTCCTCCTGGATCTGCACATGCCCGGTCTCAGCGGTGCCGCGGTGCTCCGATCGATCCGCTCCATGCCTGAACTGAACAACGTGGCCGTGGTTGTCTTCACGGCGTACACCGCGCCGGAGGAGGTCGACGCAACCTACGAGGCAGGGGCCGACAGTTACATCTACAAGCCGGTCAACTTCGACCTCTTCCAAACCGTCCTGAAGGGGGCCGTGGACTACTGGCAGAGAAGAGCGAAGGGCGGGGACGAGGGCCCTGCCGCTCAGTCGCCGCCTTCGTGA
- a CDS encoding magnesium and cobalt transport protein CorA, translating to MSDWRSRAARAGKWPLSPGGHGPDPAPEHSMDPRAEQEEPPASLARSVVDAAIYRAGRRIATPSTLEEIYERLPGEPGTMAWIGLYRPSPAQLWEAAEQFGLHELAVEDAIVAHQRPKLERYGDTLFVVLRSARYMDEAEEVDFGELHLFVGPGFVLTVRHSQAPDLAIVRKRLEGDPELLALGPEAVLYAILDAVVDGYAPVVAGLQHDIDEIETEVFGGDPKVSRRIYELSREVVEFQRATRPLLTIMRGLEAGFEKYGTDEELQRYLRDVADHDTTVVERVDSFREMLGDILTVNATLVNQAQNEEMKQLAEAGHAQNDEIKKVSAWAAILFAPTLIGTVYGMNFDHMPELHWVLGYPFALALMAVVCVGLYVVFKHRDWL from the coding sequence ATGTCCGATTGGCGATCGCGTGCGGCCCGAGCGGGTAAGTGGCCGCTGAGCCCGGGCGGACACGGGCCGGACCCGGCCCCCGAGCATTCGATGGATCCACGGGCGGAACAGGAGGAGCCCCCCGCGTCGCTGGCCCGCAGTGTGGTGGACGCGGCGATCTACCGTGCCGGACGGCGGATCGCGACGCCCTCGACGCTGGAGGAGATCTACGAGCGGCTTCCGGGGGAACCTGGCACCATGGCGTGGATCGGGCTGTACCGCCCTTCCCCCGCGCAGCTGTGGGAGGCGGCGGAGCAGTTCGGGCTGCACGAGCTGGCCGTCGAGGACGCCATCGTGGCCCACCAGCGGCCGAAACTGGAGCGCTACGGGGACACGCTTTTCGTCGTGCTGCGCTCGGCCCGGTACATGGACGAGGCCGAGGAGGTGGACTTCGGGGAACTCCATCTGTTCGTCGGCCCCGGATTCGTGCTGACCGTACGGCACAGCCAGGCACCCGACCTGGCCATCGTCCGCAAGCGACTGGAGGGCGACCCCGAGCTGCTGGCGCTGGGCCCCGAGGCGGTGCTGTACGCGATCCTTGACGCGGTGGTCGACGGTTACGCGCCCGTGGTGGCCGGCCTCCAGCACGACATCGACGAGATCGAGACCGAGGTGTTCGGCGGCGACCCGAAGGTCTCCCGCCGCATCTACGAACTCTCCCGCGAAGTCGTCGAGTTCCAGCGCGCCACCCGGCCGCTCCTGACCATCATGCGCGGGCTCGAGGCCGGTTTCGAGAAGTACGGCACGGACGAGGAACTTCAGCGTTACCTGCGAGACGTCGCCGACCACGACACCACCGTGGTCGAGCGCGTGGACAGCTTCCGCGAGATGCTCGGCGACATCCTCACCGTCAACGCCACTCTGGTCAATCAGGCCCAGAACGAGGAAATGAAGCAGCTGGCCGAGGCCGGCCACGCACAGAACGACGAGATCAAGAAGGTCTCCGCCTGGGCGGCCATCCTCTTCGCGCCCACCCTCATCGGCACCGTCTACGGCATGAACTTCGACCACATGCCCGAGCTGCACTGGGTCCTCGGTTACCCCTTCGCCCTCGCCCTGATGGCCGTGGTCTGCGTCGGCCTATACGTAGTTTTCAAACACCGCGACTGGCTCTAG